The following proteins are co-located in the Echinicola sp. 20G genome:
- a CDS encoding BamA/TamA family outer membrane protein → MILLLMMVTSFTFSQDGGIKKWIEKRKETKSERIAAGNSYLTPLVGPGYTPETGLLIAGGVLFTFKTNPKDSLIQRSSMPLTAFISTRGNIGLNGRLSSFWNEDRFRFNVVAKYSDADDDYFGVGSDAAESVSKGEETTLYHRNTFIFSPHFLVRLFPNMYMGLLWNINKSKVTETNPLMAEDEYYQKFGPDNFNSGLGFSLGYDSRDITVNAYKGFYGNITGTFFGGYLGSDNNYNVYEVDLRSYHQVERPGNIIALKLYGRFANGDVPYDELTRLGGGDALRGYVKGQYRDKAGVYFISEWRHMFLNREQEVGKHGIAVWLGSGSMASSIDQIKDWIPNLGVGYRLEVQPRMNLRIDFGLGKDSSGLYFNFSEAF, encoded by the coding sequence ATGATACTGCTTTTGATGATGGTAACATCATTTACTTTCTCTCAAGACGGCGGTATTAAGAAATGGATTGAAAAGCGAAAGGAGACTAAAAGTGAGCGCATTGCAGCAGGGAATTCCTATCTAACTCCATTAGTAGGGCCAGGTTACACACCCGAGACAGGCTTATTGATCGCTGGAGGGGTCTTGTTTACCTTTAAAACCAATCCGAAAGATAGCCTTATCCAAAGGTCATCCATGCCTCTAACTGCTTTTATTAGCACAAGGGGAAATATTGGACTGAATGGAAGACTGTCCTCTTTCTGGAATGAGGATCGGTTTCGCTTCAATGTAGTGGCTAAGTATTCAGATGCAGATGATGATTATTTTGGGGTAGGTTCAGATGCAGCAGAATCAGTTTCTAAGGGGGAAGAGACGACGCTATATCACAGAAATACCTTTATTTTTTCTCCTCATTTTTTGGTACGCTTGTTTCCAAACATGTACATGGGGTTATTATGGAATATCAATAAAAGTAAGGTGACAGAGACCAATCCTTTGATGGCTGAGGATGAATATTACCAAAAGTTTGGGCCGGATAATTTTAATAGCGGCCTTGGGTTTTCTTTGGGCTATGATAGTAGGGATATTACGGTGAATGCTTATAAGGGATTTTATGGGAATATAACTGGGACTTTTTTTGGAGGCTACCTCGGGAGCGACAACAACTATAATGTCTATGAGGTAGACCTGAGATCTTATCATCAAGTGGAAAGACCAGGGAATATCATCGCCTTAAAACTATATGGGAGATTTGCTAATGGGGATGTGCCTTATGATGAATTGACAAGACTGGGAGGAGGGGATGCATTAAGGGGCTATGTCAAGGGACAATATAGGGACAAAGCAGGTGTTTATTTTATTAGTGAGTGGAGACATATGTTTTTGAACAGAGAGCAGGAAGTGGGCAAACATGGAATAGCGGTTTGGTTGGGATCGGGAAGTATGGCGTCTTCAATAGATCAAATCAAAGATTGGATTCCTAACCTTGGTGTGGGCTATCGCTTGGAGGTACAGCCCCGAATGAACCTTAGGATAGACTTTGGTCTGGGCAAAGATTCATCGGGGCTGTATTTTAATTTTAGTGAGGCATTTTAG
- a CDS encoding patatin-like phospholipase family protein has protein sequence MIKKLTFFFFPLYLFFALTAFSQNSTSQANPKIGLVLSGGGAKGMAHVGVLKAMEKAGIRPDYIAGTSMGAVIGGLYAIGYNADELESIIKQADWSLIVSNRVNFNNISFEEKEYYNRYMLELPVIDRKISVPTGLIEGQKLSETLHYYTWPAIQYKNFDEFPIPFRCIATDLRSGQGLVLKSGYLPDALRSSIAIPTAFTPFDLDSTLVVDGGVVNNFPVDVVKDMGADIVIGVNVSDEDFIDPKELSSFSGILMQIAMSTSTSKLQDNIANCDIYIKPDLKNYSTASFSSFNEILELGDKAGEENLANFLFLADSLNIHRESPGIGLEVAPVIISEIAISGNRLFSDDLILSKLGIALQDTVSRSDIQSGIDRIFGVNGFRKVDYNLLQNPSGDYKLFIKTAEKQDATLSSAFHYDDTFSAGILLNLTVRDLLGKPSRTVAIADISENPKFRLDHYKYVGKDKKYAFNFRYNFLFQQIPEYENGEKTDITSNRENQVGFNVISTHSLKQSFSVGAFYESTRTKSRFNVEFPEDVRGGYFNFLGFRFVHNRNSLNDRNYPTKGAETIVESIFYSFNKYKIKLKNGVDTLVLNGDEEPIKIPSNLLDQTVDLLTPNGYVSVYFNYVKYFPLSHKFQVAPTMAAGITLSEQEEGFIFNEFSIGGYQRVQFNDTPSWGLNYRELSTPNFAKLGILGQFVPTNNIYMRFGGNLVAHNPHVPINQINTLDFSNLAEERFIFGYGMDVSYNSFLGPITGGIGSNAKDGTLRYYLSIGFSFNYSDR, from the coding sequence ATGATAAAAAAACTTACTTTTTTTTTCTTTCCATTGTACCTTTTTTTTGCTCTAACTGCATTTTCCCAGAACAGTACTTCTCAAGCAAACCCTAAAATCGGATTAGTGCTTAGTGGTGGCGGAGCCAAAGGAATGGCTCATGTCGGTGTCTTAAAGGCAATGGAGAAAGCGGGCATCAGGCCAGACTATATCGCAGGGACGAGTATGGGCGCGGTCATCGGCGGGCTTTATGCCATTGGTTATAATGCAGATGAGCTTGAATCCATCATCAAACAAGCAGACTGGAGCCTTATTGTATCCAATCGAGTGAATTTCAACAACATTTCTTTTGAAGAAAAAGAGTACTACAATCGGTACATGCTGGAATTACCTGTTATTGACCGAAAAATTTCTGTACCTACTGGACTTATTGAGGGTCAGAAACTTTCGGAAACATTGCATTATTATACGTGGCCCGCTATTCAATACAAGAATTTCGATGAATTCCCCATTCCTTTTAGATGCATCGCCACTGACCTAAGGAGCGGGCAAGGTCTGGTCCTCAAATCTGGCTATCTTCCAGATGCTTTAAGGTCAAGCATTGCCATTCCCACAGCCTTTACTCCTTTTGATCTTGACAGCACCTTGGTCGTGGATGGAGGGGTGGTAAACAATTTCCCTGTGGATGTGGTCAAAGATATGGGAGCTGATATTGTAATAGGGGTAAATGTTAGCGATGAGGATTTTATTGACCCCAAAGAGTTGAGTTCGTTCTCAGGCATACTTATGCAGATTGCCATGAGTACTTCCACAAGCAAACTCCAAGATAACATTGCAAACTGTGATATATATATCAAGCCTGACCTAAAAAATTACAGTACAGCTAGCTTTAGTAGTTTTAATGAAATCCTAGAACTTGGAGACAAAGCCGGAGAAGAAAATTTAGCTAACTTTCTCTTTTTAGCTGATAGTTTAAACATCCACCGCGAAAGCCCTGGTATCGGACTGGAAGTGGCTCCCGTCATTATTAGTGAAATAGCCATCAGCGGGAATCGGTTATTTTCTGATGACCTGATTCTCTCCAAATTGGGAATAGCCCTTCAGGACACCGTATCCCGTTCGGACATTCAATCAGGCATAGATCGCATTTTTGGAGTAAATGGCTTCAGGAAAGTAGATTACAATCTACTTCAAAACCCAAGTGGTGACTATAAACTGTTTATTAAGACAGCAGAAAAACAAGATGCGACCCTCTCTTCTGCCTTCCATTATGACGACACCTTTTCTGCAGGGATTTTGCTCAACCTGACCGTAAGAGACTTACTGGGCAAACCTTCAAGAACAGTAGCCATAGCGGACATCTCCGAAAACCCCAAGTTCAGATTGGATCATTACAAATATGTCGGTAAAGACAAAAAATACGCCTTTAACTTTCGCTACAATTTCCTCTTCCAACAAATCCCTGAGTATGAAAATGGAGAAAAAACTGATATCACCAGCAACAGGGAAAACCAAGTAGGGTTCAATGTCATTTCAACCCATTCCTTGAAACAAAGTTTTTCTGTTGGGGCTTTTTATGAAAGCACTAGAACAAAATCCAGGTTCAACGTTGAATTTCCAGAAGATGTAAGAGGGGGATATTTCAACTTTCTCGGTTTTAGATTTGTTCATAACAGAAACTCACTAAACGATAGAAATTACCCTACTAAAGGCGCTGAAACGATCGTAGAAAGCATTTTCTATTCTTTCAACAAATATAAAATTAAGCTAAAAAATGGAGTGGACACTTTGGTATTGAATGGAGATGAAGAGCCCATTAAAATCCCAAGCAACCTGTTGGACCAAACGGTAGACTTGCTCACCCCAAATGGATATGTATCTGTGTACTTTAATTATGTCAAATACTTTCCACTAAGCCATAAGTTTCAAGTAGCTCCTACTATGGCAGCCGGAATCACCTTATCCGAGCAAGAAGAAGGGTTTATTTTTAATGAATTTAGCATTGGTGGCTACCAAAGGGTTCAGTTCAATGACACCCCTAGTTGGGGACTCAATTACAGGGAACTAAGCACACCAAACTTCGCTAAACTCGGCATTCTGGGGCAATTCGTTCCTACGAATAACATCTACATGCGATTTGGAGGGAATTTAGTAGCACATAATCCACATGTACCAATTAACCAGATTAACACGCTTGATTTCTCAAATCTCGCTGAAGAAAGATTCATATTTGGCTATGGCATGGATGTTTCCTATAATTCATTTCTTGGACCAATTACAGGAGGTATTGGTTCCAATGCAAAAGATGGCACTTTAAGGTATTACTTATCTATAGGCTTTTCTTTTAACTATTCAGACAGGTAA
- the proC gene encoding pyrroline-5-carboxylate reductase, producing MKVLVIGGGNMGLTYAEAIAKSKFLKDKDLMILDNAKDKTEELRKRSHFAVFEKLDECVPKADVIFIAVKPYHANALMADMKELTSEGQIFISLMAGVTINAIQEGLGRRKVVRAMPNLPAQVGKGLTSFTASDEVSRLELSTIENLLDTTGRSVRLDTEADIDASTGISGSGPAYIFYFMQSMLEAALKMGFSKHDSRVLVEQTFAGAVELFSSADLDPETWMDRVASKGGTTRAALDSMEDNNVKELIKEAAYAAFNRAVELGKEFRNA from the coding sequence ATGAAAGTTCTTGTAATCGGTGGTGGCAATATGGGATTGACATACGCCGAGGCAATCGCCAAATCAAAATTTTTAAAAGATAAGGATCTAATGATCCTTGACAATGCCAAAGACAAAACTGAAGAGTTGAGAAAACGTAGTCATTTTGCTGTGTTTGAAAAACTCGATGAGTGCGTTCCTAAAGCAGATGTGATTTTTATTGCTGTAAAACCGTATCATGCCAATGCGTTAATGGCAGATATGAAAGAGTTGACAAGCGAAGGTCAGATCTTCATTTCTCTGATGGCAGGAGTGACTATTAATGCGATCCAAGAGGGGTTGGGACGGCGCAAAGTGGTCAGGGCTATGCCTAACCTTCCGGCACAGGTTGGAAAAGGTTTGACCTCCTTTACTGCTTCAGATGAAGTTTCCCGATTGGAGTTGTCGACCATTGAAAATTTATTGGATACTACTGGAAGATCCGTCCGTTTGGATACGGAAGCGGACATTGATGCTTCGACCGGTATTTCTGGCAGTGGTCCTGCCTACATCTTTTACTTTATGCAATCCATGTTGGAAGCGGCTTTGAAGATGGGCTTCTCCAAGCATGATTCAAGAGTATTGGTAGAGCAAACATTTGCAGGTGCAGTGGAGTTATTCTCTTCAGCAGACCTAGATCCAGAAACATGGATGGATAGGGTAGCTTCAAAAGGTGGCACCACACGTGCAGCATTGGATTCGATGGAAGACAATAATGTTAAAGAATTGATTAAAGAAGCGGCTTATGCAGCATTTAATAGAGCCGTAGAGTTAGGGAAAGAATTTAGAAATGCCTAA
- a CDS encoding BatD family protein, which yields MKRLIRYIWIIFVLSICLLTSMPSRAQQVWAEVHLSRSSVYVGQPVSVSIKVYTSTWFTSGIDLGNIQVNGAFTTYFRSVNGSFSRNGKTYSNVELIYQVFPYKEEDVMFPALDITIETPPEGGYKGVEMKVGTDEKLIKVKPVPPGFETNDWLVATGLSVNDRWLGSLGDVKVGDVLERRIVRSVSGTMAKLIPPVRWDSIPGLGLYPSRTEVNDNKGKTAISSSRTESMRYLFEKEGEVIIPEIVFHWYNPYQDKLYKRTLKEVKIEVKPNPNMGMLASIRDSLDTQQAQLVLEAEEDKPFQWLGLSWKQLLVMGLVIVAFIYFLIKIVQRLIAWSKAKRQAYLHSERYYWDLFRKSVQKGHHKEAVKAIYRWIDELELKEPNLNYFVQVYGTTSLKNKLQKDPAISGDLLFEKENQDWKKSRNQYLKQKGKAIKKRKQLWVNP from the coding sequence ATGAAAAGGCTTATTAGATACATATGGATAATTTTTGTCTTAAGCATCTGCCTTTTGACATCCATGCCTTCTAGGGCACAACAGGTTTGGGCAGAAGTGCATTTAAGTCGTTCCAGCGTTTATGTTGGGCAACCGGTAAGTGTCAGTATTAAAGTATATACCTCTACTTGGTTTACCAGTGGAATTGACCTAGGGAATATTCAAGTCAATGGGGCATTTACTACCTATTTTCGATCAGTCAATGGATCCTTTTCCAGAAATGGTAAAACCTATTCCAATGTGGAATTGATTTATCAGGTATTTCCCTACAAAGAGGAGGATGTGATGTTTCCTGCATTGGATATTACCATTGAAACCCCTCCAGAGGGTGGTTACAAAGGGGTTGAAATGAAGGTAGGGACAGACGAAAAACTGATCAAAGTCAAACCTGTTCCCCCTGGTTTTGAAACAAATGATTGGTTGGTGGCTACAGGCTTATCCGTTAATGACAGATGGTTGGGAAGTCTTGGAGATGTAAAAGTAGGGGATGTGCTTGAGCGAAGGATTGTAAGGTCAGTCTCGGGAACCATGGCCAAGTTGATTCCTCCGGTTCGTTGGGATTCTATTCCTGGATTAGGACTCTATCCTTCCAGAACTGAGGTGAATGATAATAAGGGAAAGACAGCAATTAGCTCGTCTAGAACTGAGTCCATGCGATATCTTTTTGAAAAGGAAGGGGAGGTCATCATCCCGGAAATTGTTTTTCACTGGTACAATCCTTATCAAGATAAGCTTTACAAAAGGACTCTCAAGGAAGTCAAAATTGAGGTTAAACCCAATCCTAATATGGGCATGCTGGCATCCATCAGGGATTCTTTGGATACACAACAAGCTCAATTGGTTTTGGAAGCTGAAGAAGATAAGCCATTTCAATGGTTGGGTCTGTCATGGAAACAACTGTTGGTTATGGGTTTGGTCATTGTGGCGTTTATCTATTTTTTGATCAAAATCGTTCAGCGTTTGATTGCTTGGAGCAAGGCAAAAAGGCAGGCTTACCTTCATTCGGAAAGGTATTATTGGGACTTATTCAGGAAATCTGTTCAAAAAGGTCATCACAAGGAAGCCGTCAAGGCAATTTACCGATGGATTGATGAACTAGAGTTGAAGGAGCCAAACCTCAATTATTTTGTTCAAGTTTATGGTACCACTTCCCTAAAGAATAAGCTTCAAAAAGACCCGGCAATTTCAGGGGATTTATTGTTTGAGAAAGAAAATCAAGACTGGAAGAAGTCTAGGAATCAGTATTTAAAACAAAAAGGGAAAGCGATAAAAAAAAGAAAGCAACTTTGGGTAAACCCTTGA
- a CDS encoding alpha-L-rhamnosidase, whose product MKPTFTNYFIALFIFSLSSFTLAFSQGIKIEKTLVENRLNPLGIDNPNPTFTWLISSTKRNVLQTHYEIQVSDLDRQFSNNIIWESGKVESEKSVKVKYDGPELSSKSKYYFRVRVWTNQGSSNWSAISFWQMGLLNESDWKAQWISPGYEESGNKRPSPYFRKVFNLPKKIKSATAFITSHGLYEAQVNGERVGDAYFTPGWTSYNKRLQYQTYDITSLLKKGENAIVTVLGSGWYRGHLAWNDNNNIYGSDIALLLQIEVEYEDGSHETIGTDNSWKSNKGAILSSSIYDGEKIDARKSFPGWTETQFDDTKWMPVKTVDFGYKNLIATYNEPIRKQEYLKPVKLITTPKGEKVLDFGQNLVGFVEVNIKGKKKLKITLEHAEVLDKAGNFYTTNLRAAKQENTYILNGDGEEHFEPHFTWQGFRYVKVKGLQEDIDLDDFTAVALYSDMSKTGSFSTNNERINQLQHNIQWGQKGNFLDVPTDCPQRDERLGWTGDAQVFFRTAAYNMHVDNFFTKWMKDLTADQLPNGAVPHVIPNVLGEGAAGSAGWADVSTIIPWEMYLLYGNKEVLQTQYPSMKAWVNYMSSKSQHSLWNTGSHFGDWLFYRPDDDTDGRSALTDKYLIAQCFYAYSTQLLINTAKVLEIKEDVQDYSELLKNIKAAFQKEYVTPNGRLVSSSQTAYVLTLQFDMLPEELREQAAQRLAENIQQYDYHLTTGFLGTPYLCHVLSRFGYHDLAYTLLMQPSYPSWLYPISQGATTIWERWDGQKPDGSFQNPGMNSFNHYAYGAIGDWMYRTLAGIKSSEIPGETGYKAILIKPHWNNKVLSEKVASSVNQALEEVDASLETYYGTIQSHWKKENDHVSLELNIPANTTAKVILPLTSMDQITETGKGVEEMDFLHKIHQEDGHIALEIGSGFYVFSIAQ is encoded by the coding sequence ATGAAACCCACTTTTACAAATTACTTCATTGCATTATTTATCTTCAGCTTATCCTCTTTCACCTTGGCTTTTTCCCAAGGAATTAAAATTGAAAAGACCTTAGTAGAAAATAGGCTTAATCCCTTAGGCATAGACAACCCCAATCCCACTTTTACCTGGCTCATTTCCTCTACAAAGAGAAATGTCCTGCAAACCCATTACGAAATCCAGGTCAGCGACTTAGATAGGCAGTTTAGCAACAATATTATCTGGGAAAGTGGCAAAGTAGAAAGTGAAAAATCTGTCAAAGTCAAGTACGATGGCCCTGAACTTAGTTCTAAATCAAAGTACTATTTCAGGGTGAGAGTCTGGACCAACCAAGGCAGTTCTAATTGGTCAGCCATTTCATTCTGGCAAATGGGTTTGCTTAATGAATCAGACTGGAAAGCCCAATGGATTAGTCCCGGATATGAGGAATCAGGAAACAAAAGACCCAGCCCCTATTTCAGAAAAGTGTTCAACCTCCCAAAAAAAATCAAATCCGCCACTGCATTTATTACTTCCCATGGGCTCTACGAGGCACAAGTCAATGGAGAAAGAGTAGGTGATGCTTATTTCACCCCCGGATGGACCAGCTACAACAAGCGGCTCCAATACCAAACCTATGATATTACCTCTTTGCTTAAAAAAGGAGAAAATGCCATTGTAACTGTATTAGGAAGTGGGTGGTACAGGGGCCATTTAGCATGGAATGACAACAATAACATATATGGAAGCGATATTGCATTATTGCTTCAAATTGAAGTTGAATATGAAGACGGAAGTCATGAAACCATAGGTACAGATAATAGCTGGAAGTCCAATAAAGGAGCTATCCTCAGCAGCAGCATTTATGATGGGGAAAAAATAGATGCGAGAAAATCTTTCCCTGGCTGGACTGAGACCCAATTTGATGACACCAAGTGGATGCCTGTCAAAACAGTTGATTTTGGCTACAAAAATTTAATTGCAACGTATAACGAGCCTATTAGGAAACAGGAATATTTAAAACCTGTCAAGTTGATTACCACACCCAAAGGAGAGAAAGTGCTAGATTTTGGCCAAAACTTGGTAGGCTTTGTAGAAGTAAATATCAAAGGTAAAAAAAAACTCAAAATTACCCTTGAGCATGCTGAAGTATTGGACAAAGCAGGAAATTTCTACACCACCAATTTGAGGGCTGCGAAACAAGAAAACACCTATATTCTCAATGGTGATGGTGAAGAACACTTTGAACCTCATTTTACTTGGCAGGGATTCCGATATGTAAAAGTCAAAGGCCTTCAGGAGGACATTGATCTGGATGATTTTACGGCGGTCGCCCTGTATTCCGACATGTCGAAAACTGGCTCTTTCTCCACCAACAATGAACGAATCAACCAACTGCAACACAATATCCAATGGGGACAAAAAGGAAATTTCCTGGACGTGCCCACAGATTGCCCTCAACGGGATGAAAGACTTGGCTGGACAGGAGATGCACAAGTATTCTTCAGAACAGCCGCTTATAACATGCATGTGGATAATTTCTTTACAAAATGGATGAAAGATCTTACTGCTGACCAGCTTCCTAATGGCGCTGTGCCCCATGTCATTCCAAATGTTTTAGGTGAAGGCGCGGCTGGGTCAGCTGGTTGGGCTGATGTCTCCACAATCATTCCTTGGGAAATGTATCTTCTTTATGGCAACAAAGAAGTACTTCAAACCCAATATCCAAGTATGAAAGCTTGGGTAAACTATATGAGCTCTAAAAGCCAACATTCACTTTGGAACACTGGCTCCCACTTTGGAGACTGGCTTTTCTATAGACCGGATGATGACACAGATGGCAGGTCTGCCCTCACGGACAAATACCTTATCGCTCAATGTTTCTACGCCTATTCCACCCAACTTTTGATCAATACAGCAAAAGTTTTGGAAATAAAGGAAGATGTACAAGACTATTCCGAACTGCTCAAAAACATCAAAGCTGCGTTCCAAAAAGAGTATGTCACCCCCAATGGCCGTTTGGTTTCCAGCTCACAAACTGCTTATGTTTTAACACTTCAATTTGATATGCTTCCAGAGGAACTCCGCGAACAAGCTGCCCAAAGACTAGCAGAAAATATTCAACAATACGATTATCATCTCACTACTGGCTTTTTGGGCACTCCTTACCTGTGCCATGTTCTAAGCAGATTTGGATACCATGATCTGGCATATACCCTTTTGATGCAGCCCTCCTATCCTTCCTGGTTGTACCCTATTTCTCAAGGAGCCACTACCATCTGGGAACGCTGGGATGGCCAAAAACCAGATGGGTCATTCCAAAACCCAGGCATGAACTCTTTTAACCATTATGCTTATGGAGCCATTGGAGACTGGATGTACAGAACATTGGCAGGAATCAAAAGCAGTGAAATCCCAGGAGAAACCGGCTACAAAGCCATTCTTATCAAGCCCCACTGGAATAACAAAGTCTTATCCGAAAAAGTAGCTTCATCCGTAAACCAAGCCCTAGAGGAAGTTGATGCGTCACTGGAAACTTACTATGGTACTATCCAAAGTCATTGGAAGAAAGAAAATGACCATGTATCTCTTGAGCTGAACATCCCGGCAAATACTACTGCAAAAGTTATCCTTCCACTTACCTCAATGGATCAAATCACTGAAACTGGAAAAGGAGTTGAAGAGATGGATTTTCTTCATAAAATTCATCAAGAAGATGGACATATAGCATTGGAAATAGGCTCTGGTTTTTATGTGTTTTCCATAGCTCAGTGA
- the proB gene encoding glutamate 5-kinase, with product MDEPKRIVIKVGTNVMTNKDNRIVNTVLRKLVDQIATLYERGIMSVLVSSGSVIAGKEVLGNKVDITDKIIRRQVFSAVGQPRMMRHYYNIFQDYGMRCAQVLATKRDFDPGKHRENMINCYEGLLSEGIIPIANEDDAVSLSMSTFTDNDELASLVAELIEADMLILLTDTDGLYNGHPDDDDTHRIAHVGTDEKVEHFIQESTKGEAEGRGGMRSKLNVAKEAARKNIPTYIANGNTENMIVDIVDGKEVGTKVSDD from the coding sequence ATGGATGAACCAAAAAGAATAGTAATTAAAGTAGGAACCAATGTGATGACCAATAAAGATAACCGTATTGTCAATACGGTTTTACGCAAGTTGGTTGATCAAATTGCTACTTTGTATGAGAGAGGAATCATGTCCGTACTCGTTTCTTCAGGTTCTGTGATCGCAGGAAAGGAAGTCTTGGGAAACAAGGTGGACATCACCGATAAAATTATCCGGAGACAGGTGTTTTCAGCGGTGGGGCAACCACGGATGATGCGCCATTATTATAACATTTTCCAAGATTATGGCATGCGTTGTGCGCAAGTCTTGGCAACAAAAAGGGACTTTGATCCTGGTAAGCACCGGGAAAATATGATCAACTGCTATGAAGGATTGCTTTCGGAAGGTATTATTCCTATCGCCAATGAAGATGATGCAGTTTCCCTCTCCATGTCCACCTTTACGGACAATGATGAACTGGCCAGCTTGGTAGCAGAATTGATCGAGGCTGATATGCTCATCTTGCTTACCGATACTGACGGCCTTTACAACGGGCATCCTGATGATGATGATACCCATAGAATTGCCCATGTGGGCACAGATGAAAAGGTGGAACACTTCATTCAGGAATCTACTAAGGGTGAAGCAGAAGGACGCGGAGGCATGAGATCAAAACTGAATGTGGCGAAAGAAGCAGCCAGAAAAAATATACCTACTTACATTGCCAATGGTAATACGGAAAATATGATTGTTGATATTGTAGATGGTAAGGAAGTAGGGACGAAGGTTTCTGATGATTGA